CTAAACTCTCTAAGCTCGTCATATTTTACCCAGAAAAATATTAATAAGAAAATAAGCACTAAACCGGCTGTATTTAAAAATTTCCCAATTGCCGTATATCCCGTAGCCTGGTAGTAACTACTTAAAGTAAACAGAATAAGTAATCCCCAGGGTATGAGTACCGGCGAAATAATCATCCCAATCATTTTAAATTTGCGATCTAGAAGATGACCGGCTTTATGGGCTATTAAATATTCCCGGTAGTTATCATTTTTTACGTATTCGGAATCGATAAAGATGCGGCCTTGGGGATCGGCAAGGCCAAGGATAACTCCTTTAGGAGTTAAAAAGGAGACCAGGGGGCTTACAAAAACAGGAAAACCATAAGCCTTTTTTAGTGGTTTGGAAAAAAAGCGAACGGTAATAAATGAATATTTGCTTGCAGTTCCTATATAGGGTAATATCATTTTGCCAATGATTAGCCCACTAAAATACTTAAAAGGTCTTTGATGACTTCTAAAGGTAAGTAAGGTAATAGTAACTTTTTAACATTAAGAAAAATAAGGGATACTAAAAGGGGTGTTGTAAATAAGGCAAAGACACCAATAAAAAGGACCAGTAGGGTGATTATGAATATTTTCTTATTTTGGCGTTCGGCGTCTTCGAGGATTAAAGTTGAACTATCAGCGGTTTTGGAAACTTGTTTTAAACCCGGTAAATAAGCGATATTTCTGATAACTTTTTTTGATCTTGCTCCGTTAAATAAAGTCAACAGACATTGCCAAGTGGTAAAAGGGTATTTATCAATTAAAACCTTTACAGAATAGATTTTAGTTGCCTTTATTTTGGAAACTCCCATCCCAACCAGGTTTACTGCTA
This is a stretch of genomic DNA from Carboxydothermus pertinax. It encodes these proteins:
- a CDS encoding M48 family metalloprotease, producing MILPYIGTASKYSFITVRFFSKPLKKAYGFPVFVSPLVSFLTPKGVILGLADPQGRIFIDSEYVKNDNYREYLIAHKAGHLLDRKFKMIGMIISPVLIPWGLLILFTLSSYYQATGYTAIGKFLNTAGLVLIFLLIFFWVKYDELREFRADDYAIKLIGLTTTEKALEELALAFKTTPEALYGKSSFDIRLERIRKKVSKH